A portion of the Roseibium salinum genome contains these proteins:
- a CDS encoding NADH-quinone oxidoreductase subunit J has protein sequence MGLSDILFVILSAIAIVSGWRVFATDSMVRASFLLLTSFIAAGLMMVMLAAPYIGIATVFMMAVEMMVMALFMVMFMMNPAGLNPMMMVHQHRISIGAGIVAFAGLTLALLLSRLPTDPVDPQRPVIHELGIELLGASMLIFETAGVTLLATMIGAVVLSSRAGRFGPADEASVPPPLEPGGEPAGRRPADGAGHHHHH, from the coding sequence ATGGGGCTGAGCGATATTCTTTTCGTCATTCTTTCGGCGATCGCAATCGTCTCCGGCTGGCGCGTCTTCGCAACCGACTCCATGGTGCGCGCGTCCTTCCTTCTGCTTACGTCGTTTATCGCCGCCGGACTGATGATGGTGATGCTCGCCGCGCCCTATATCGGCATCGCCACGGTGTTCATGATGGCCGTCGAGATGATGGTGATGGCCCTGTTCATGGTGATGTTCATGATGAACCCGGCCGGTCTCAATCCGATGATGATGGTCCATCAGCACCGAATCTCGATTGGCGCCGGCATCGTTGCCTTTGCCGGACTGACGCTGGCGCTCCTGCTGAGCCGGCTTCCGACCGATCCCGTCGACCCGCAGCGTCCCGTGATTCACGAGCTCGGCATCGAACTTCTCGGCGCCTCGATGCTGATCTTCGAGACGGCGGGTGTGACGCTGCTCGCCACGATGATCGGCGCAGTCGTGCTGTCCAGCCGGGCCGGCCGCTTCGGTCCGGCCGACGAGGCCAGCGTGCCGCCTCCGCTTGAACCGGGCGGCGAGCCGGCCGGCAGGCGGCCGGCGGACGGCGCAGGCCACCACCACCACCACTGA